The following coding sequences are from one Hyalangium gracile window:
- a CDS encoding Na+/H+ antiporter subunit D: MSLLLLSPIVIPLTTAALGLVVRQRWVHQALMLAGAFALLGSTLLLFLRVLGEGTQAVQLGGWPAPFGITLVADLLSALMLLVTGLIGLATFIYSVQSVDSERKAHGFYPLLHALLMGVCGAFLAGDLFNLYVWFEVLLISSFVLLSLGSERPQLEGAVKYVALNLLSSLLFLAAAGLLYGMVGTLNLADLAVKLRQAPQPGLLLTVATLLLGAFGIKAAAFPLFFWLPPAYHTPHIAVSAVFAGLLTKVGVYALIRVFTLLFVQDVGFTHGVLLAMAGLTMITGVLGAASQMEFRRILAFHIISQIGYMLMGLGLFTATGLAGSVFYVVHHILVKTNLFLVAGLAARLTGTYELKALGGLYRSRPALALLFLVPAFALAGMPPLSGFFAKLVLLRAGLEQEQYLVVGTAAVVSVLTLFSMTKVWAEAFWKEPPHELPTASRSLPLGMAVPSSILALLTCMLGLFAEQGMVLSTRVAEELLSIEGYVAAVRRASP; this comes from the coding sequence ATGAGCCTGCTCCTCCTCAGCCCCATCGTCATTCCCCTGACCACCGCGGCGCTCGGGCTGGTCGTACGTCAGCGGTGGGTGCACCAGGCGCTCATGCTCGCGGGGGCCTTCGCGTTGCTCGGCTCCACGCTGCTGCTCTTCCTGCGGGTGCTGGGGGAGGGCACCCAGGCCGTTCAGCTCGGCGGGTGGCCAGCCCCTTTCGGCATCACCCTGGTCGCCGATCTGCTGTCCGCGCTCATGCTCCTCGTCACCGGGCTGATTGGCCTGGCGACCTTCATCTACTCGGTGCAGTCGGTTGACTCGGAGAGGAAGGCGCACGGCTTCTACCCGCTCCTGCACGCGCTCCTGATGGGGGTGTGTGGGGCCTTCCTCGCTGGCGACCTGTTCAACCTCTATGTCTGGTTCGAGGTGCTGCTGATCTCGTCCTTCGTGCTGCTGTCGCTCGGCAGCGAGCGGCCGCAACTCGAGGGCGCGGTGAAGTATGTGGCGCTCAACCTGCTCTCCTCGCTGTTGTTCCTGGCGGCGGCCGGGCTGCTCTACGGCATGGTCGGCACGTTGAACCTCGCGGACCTGGCGGTGAAGCTCCGGCAGGCGCCTCAGCCCGGGCTGCTACTGACCGTGGCCACGCTGCTGTTGGGAGCATTTGGCATCAAGGCCGCGGCCTTCCCGCTCTTCTTCTGGCTGCCCCCCGCCTACCACACCCCGCACATCGCCGTTTCCGCGGTGTTCGCGGGGCTGCTCACCAAGGTAGGCGTCTATGCGTTGATCCGCGTCTTCACGCTGCTCTTCGTCCAGGACGTTGGCTTCACCCATGGCGTGCTGCTGGCGATGGCCGGGTTGACCATGATCACCGGTGTGCTCGGCGCGGCGTCACAGATGGAGTTCAGGCGCATCCTCGCCTTCCACATCATCAGCCAGATTGGCTACATGCTGATGGGCCTGGGCTTGTTCACGGCGACAGGGCTGGCCGGCTCGGTCTTCTATGTGGTTCATCACATCCTGGTGAAGACCAACCTCTTCCTGGTTGCGGGGCTGGCGGCCCGGCTCACTGGCACCTACGAGCTGAAGGCGCTGGGGGGGCTGTACCGATCGCGGCCAGCGCTGGCGCTGCTCTTCCTGGTCCCCGCCTTCGCGCTGGCGGGCATGCCGCCCCTGTCTGGCTTCTTCGCCAAGCTGGTCCTGCTGCGCGCGGGGCTCGAGCAGGAGCAGTATCTCGTCGTCGGGACCGCTGCGGTGGTGAGCGTGCTCACGCTGTTCTCGATGACGAAGGTGTGGGCCGAGGCCTTCTGGAAGGAGCCGCCCCACGAGCTTCCGACTGCCTCCAGATCGCTCCCGCTGGGAATGGCCGTCCCTTCCTCCATCCTGGCCCTGCTCACCTGCATGCTGGGCCTGTTCGCCGAGCAGGGGATGGTCTTGAGCACACGCGTGGCGGAGGAGTTGCTCTCGATCGAGGGGTACGTCGCCGCCGTCCGGAGGGCCTCTCCTTGA
- a CDS encoding Na+/H+ antiporter subunit C, giving the protein MESLLALVIGGLYATGLYMILRRNIVKLVIGLALLAHATNLLVFTSVGLTRGRAPLVPEGAETTAPGVADPLAQALVLTAIVISFGLLVFMVVLLYRAHQSIRFSELDELRNTER; this is encoded by the coding sequence ATGGAGTCCCTGCTCGCGTTGGTCATCGGTGGGCTGTACGCGACGGGGCTCTACATGATCCTCCGGCGGAACATCGTCAAGCTGGTCATCGGCCTGGCGCTGCTCGCGCATGCCACCAACCTGCTCGTCTTCACCAGCGTGGGGCTGACCCGCGGCCGGGCGCCCCTTGTCCCCGAGGGGGCCGAGACGACCGCCCCCGGCGTGGCTGATCCCCTGGCGCAGGCGCTGGTGCTCACCGCCATCGTGATCAGCTTCGGCCTGCTGGTCTTCATGGTCGTGCTGCTCTATCGCGCGCACCAATCCATTCGCTTCTCGGAACTCGACGAACTGAGGAACACCGAGCGATGA
- a CDS encoding Na+/H+ antiporter subunit B: protein MTSLIFNAVVRALQPLLLLFSVLLLLSGHHEPGGGFTGGLVAASAFALHAAANDPASARRALHIPLTKLIGVGLLCGIASGLVGTVTGKTFLTSVWLKVGAGGLGSLELGTPLLFDLGVYLVVLGVTLTFILSLAEK from the coding sequence ATGACTTCACTCATCTTCAATGCGGTGGTCCGGGCGCTTCAGCCGCTGCTGCTGTTGTTCTCCGTCTTGCTGCTCCTGAGTGGGCACCATGAGCCGGGCGGTGGCTTCACGGGAGGCCTCGTGGCGGCCTCTGCCTTCGCGCTGCACGCGGCCGCCAATGATCCCGCCTCGGCGAGGCGGGCCCTTCACATTCCCCTGACGAAGCTGATCGGGGTGGGGCTGCTCTGCGGCATCGCCAGTGGGCTGGTGGGGACGGTGACGGGCAAGACCTTCCTCACCAGCGTGTGGCTGAAGGTCGGCGCGGGCGGGCTCGGCAGCCTGGAGCTGGGCACGCCGCTGCTCTTCGATCTGGGGGTGTACCTGGTGGTGCTGGGAGTGACGCTCACCTTCATCCTCTCTCTGGCGGAGAAGTGA
- a CDS encoding putative monovalent cation/H+ antiporter subunit A: MTVALLVGFATATLAPGIHLVARRWTGAVLAVVPAALFVYFMSLLGPVTAGATLSEQHAWSPRLMLQLSLRVDGLSLLFVLLITGIGALVTLYAGRYLEGHPHLGRFFLFFFTFMASMLGLVLSDNLLALFIFWELTSLSSYLLIGFDHTRETSRAAALQGLLVTVGGGQALLLGFLLLGAATGTFEISQLSGLSAREHPLYPGMLLLVLAGAFTKSAQFPFHFWLPGAMAAPTPVSAYLHSATMVKAGVYLLARLSPVLGGTALWGTSLSLVGAITMLLGALLALGERDLKRVLAYATVCVLGTLTFLLGMGTPAALHAAGVFLLAHALYKGALFLSAGSIDHATGTRDLSLLGGLRRAMPVTATAVGLSALSMAGLTPAFGFIAKELVYEAALQEGPATWLATVASALTFMPLVAVAAMLALQPFLGPSRELPHAPHEAPAGMWLGPLVLSALGLVLGAQPALVGGLLARASPGLEPSELAPLKLWHGLTPALGLSVLSLAGGVGLFLLRDRIRAFLARLRLGRWGPERAYTWGLGAMLQVAGFQTRLLQSGYLRRYLLVTILTIGGLTAYALVARSGVRLRLELSDVEVHEAVLGGLMVLAALAAANSRSRLASVAAMGVVGFGVALVFLFFGAPDLALTQSIVEALTVVVFLLALFNLPHYQELSSRSTRARDLLISLAFGAVMTGLVLMVTQNQLYPPISDYFLENSVPAAHGRNVVNVILVDFRALDTLGEITVLAISALGVAALLKLGHGREAGR; encoded by the coding sequence ATGACGGTGGCGCTCTTGGTGGGGTTCGCGACGGCGACCCTTGCGCCCGGCATTCATCTCGTCGCGCGCCGGTGGACCGGTGCGGTCCTCGCCGTCGTCCCGGCCGCGCTGTTTGTCTATTTCATGTCCCTGCTCGGGCCCGTCACCGCTGGCGCAACGCTCTCCGAGCAGCACGCCTGGTCCCCCCGGTTGATGCTCCAGCTCTCTCTCCGAGTGGATGGGCTGAGCCTCCTGTTCGTGCTGCTCATCACCGGGATTGGCGCGCTGGTGACGCTGTACGCCGGCAGATACCTCGAGGGCCACCCGCATCTGGGCAGGTTCTTCCTCTTCTTCTTCACCTTCATGGCCTCGATGCTCGGGTTGGTGTTGTCCGACAACCTGCTCGCGCTCTTCATCTTCTGGGAGCTCACCAGCCTCAGCTCGTACCTGCTGATTGGCTTTGACCATACCCGTGAGACTTCACGGGCAGCGGCGCTGCAGGGGCTGCTCGTCACCGTGGGGGGAGGGCAGGCGCTGCTCCTCGGCTTCTTGCTGCTCGGGGCCGCGACGGGGACGTTCGAGATCTCCCAGCTGTCGGGCCTGTCCGCGCGGGAGCACCCGCTCTATCCCGGGATGCTCCTGCTCGTCCTGGCGGGGGCCTTCACCAAGTCGGCGCAGTTCCCATTCCACTTCTGGCTTCCCGGGGCGATGGCCGCGCCCACGCCGGTGAGCGCCTATCTGCACTCGGCCACCATGGTGAAGGCGGGAGTGTACCTGCTGGCTCGCCTCTCGCCTGTCCTGGGAGGAACGGCGCTGTGGGGGACGTCGTTGAGCCTGGTGGGGGCCATCACCATGCTCCTGGGCGCCTTACTGGCGCTCGGAGAGCGCGATCTCAAGCGGGTGCTGGCCTATGCCACCGTATGCGTCCTCGGCACGTTGACGTTCCTCCTGGGGATGGGCACTCCCGCCGCGCTCCACGCCGCCGGGGTCTTCCTGCTGGCCCATGCGCTCTACAAGGGCGCGCTGTTTCTCTCCGCGGGCTCAATCGATCACGCTACCGGCACGCGGGATCTCTCCCTGCTGGGAGGGCTTCGCCGCGCCATGCCCGTGACCGCCACGGCGGTGGGCCTGTCCGCGCTCTCCATGGCGGGGCTGACGCCGGCCTTCGGGTTCATCGCGAAGGAGCTGGTCTACGAGGCCGCGCTCCAGGAGGGACCAGCGACCTGGCTTGCCACGGTGGCCAGCGCGCTCACCTTCATGCCCCTGGTGGCCGTCGCGGCCATGCTCGCGCTCCAGCCCTTTCTCGGGCCTTCGCGTGAGCTGCCTCATGCTCCTCATGAGGCTCCAGCGGGCATGTGGCTGGGGCCGCTCGTCCTCTCCGCGCTAGGGCTCGTGCTGGGGGCGCAACCCGCGCTGGTGGGGGGCCTGCTCGCGCGAGCCTCACCGGGGCTCGAGCCCTCCGAGCTTGCCCCCCTGAAGCTCTGGCACGGGTTGACACCGGCGCTGGGGCTGAGCGTGCTGAGCCTTGCGGGTGGCGTGGGGCTCTTCCTGCTGCGCGATCGGATCCGCGCCTTCCTCGCGAGGCTGCGGCTCGGGCGCTGGGGCCCGGAGAGGGCCTACACCTGGGGGCTCGGGGCCATGCTCCAGGTCGCGGGCTTCCAGACCCGGCTCCTGCAGAGCGGCTACCTGCGCAGGTACCTCCTGGTGACGATCCTCACGATCGGCGGTCTCACCGCGTATGCCCTGGTGGCACGCAGCGGGGTGCGGCTACGGCTGGAGCTCTCGGATGTCGAGGTTCACGAGGCCGTGCTGGGGGGCTTGATGGTGCTGGCCGCTCTGGCCGCGGCGAACTCCCGCTCCCGCCTGGCCTCGGTGGCGGCCATGGGCGTGGTGGGCTTCGGGGTCGCGTTGGTCTTCCTCTTCTTCGGAGCACCGGATCTGGCGCTCACGCAATCCATCGTGGAGGCGCTCACGGTGGTGGTGTTCTTGCTGGCGCTCTTCAACCTGCCTCACTATCAGGAGCTGTCGAGCCGTTCGACCCGCGCCCGGGATCTGTTGATCTCGCTGGCCTTCGGGGCGGTGATGACCGGGCTCGTGCTGATGGTGACCCAGAACCAGCTCTACCCGCCCATCTCGGACTACTTTCTCGAGAACAGCGTCCCCGCGGCCCACGGCCGCAACGTGGTGAACGTGATCCTGGTCGACTTCCGGGCCCTGGACACGCTCGGAGAGATCACCGTCCTGGCGATCTCGGCGCTCGGGGTGGCCGCGCTGCTCAAGCTGGGGCACGGGAGGGAGGCGGGACGATGA
- a CDS encoding Na+/H+ antiporter encodes MHFEQAFILLFAIATAVAIAARYFRIPYTVALVVAGLILGVAHAFEPPHLTKELLFAIILPGLVFEAAFHLEFRQFWKNKVAIHSLAIPGVVASIWLTAAILTPVVDGLHFVQGFSFIHALVFASIIVATDPIAVVSLFKSLGAPKRLAVLVEGESLLNDGTGVVLFTLVLGVATGGSFTLSGAALEFVKVAGMGALIGGVMGYTISQLIRRIDDATVEITLTVIAAYGSFVAAEHFHYSGVIATVVAGMVCGNWAAHVGMSPTTRVAVESFWEYLAFALNSVVFLLIGLEVQLSSLLASWKPILVGFMAVVTGRALVVYAVSALLRPTAERVPWSWSAVLTWSGLRGAISMVLALSLPANFPYRELLINMTFGVVVLSIIVQGLSMAPVLRRLGVTGMVDAYQGQYELARGRLSSAVAALSALQGLRSERTMVGAVLEDLERDYQKKISEAEAELRALQQQSSRFREEEHQEAIRRTLIVEKEALIKDFQKGAIGKETFEHLMAEVDARMEKAKLEEAPPPQTPQSPEQASAPDKA; translated from the coding sequence ATGCACTTCGAGCAGGCCTTCATTCTGCTGTTCGCCATCGCCACGGCGGTCGCCATCGCCGCGCGCTACTTCCGAATCCCCTACACGGTGGCGCTGGTGGTAGCTGGGCTCATCCTCGGGGTGGCGCACGCCTTCGAGCCACCGCACCTCACCAAGGAGCTGCTCTTCGCCATCATCCTGCCCGGGCTCGTCTTCGAAGCGGCCTTCCACCTGGAGTTCCGCCAGTTCTGGAAGAACAAGGTGGCCATCCACTCGCTGGCCATCCCGGGCGTGGTGGCCTCCATCTGGCTGACCGCCGCCATCCTCACCCCTGTGGTGGACGGGCTGCACTTCGTGCAGGGCTTCTCCTTCATCCACGCGCTCGTCTTCGCCTCCATCATCGTCGCCACGGACCCCATCGCCGTGGTGAGCCTCTTCAAGAGCCTGGGCGCGCCCAAACGGCTGGCGGTGCTGGTGGAGGGTGAGAGTCTGCTCAACGACGGCACCGGCGTGGTGTTGTTCACGCTCGTGCTGGGCGTGGCGACGGGTGGCAGCTTCACCCTCTCTGGCGCGGCATTGGAGTTCGTGAAGGTGGCGGGCATGGGCGCGCTCATCGGAGGGGTGATGGGCTACACCATCTCCCAGCTCATCCGCCGCATTGACGACGCCACGGTGGAGATCACCCTCACCGTCATCGCCGCCTACGGTTCGTTCGTGGCGGCCGAGCACTTCCACTACTCGGGCGTCATCGCCACGGTGGTGGCCGGCATGGTGTGCGGCAACTGGGCGGCGCACGTCGGCATGAGCCCCACCACGCGCGTGGCGGTGGAGAGCTTCTGGGAGTACCTGGCCTTCGCGCTCAACTCGGTGGTGTTCCTGCTCATCGGCCTGGAGGTGCAGCTGTCCTCGCTGCTGGCCTCGTGGAAGCCCATCCTCGTGGGCTTCATGGCGGTGGTGACCGGGCGGGCGCTGGTCGTGTACGCCGTCTCCGCGCTGCTGCGCCCCACCGCCGAGCGCGTGCCCTGGTCCTGGAGCGCGGTGCTCACCTGGAGCGGGCTGCGAGGGGCCATCTCCATGGTGCTCGCCCTCAGCCTGCCCGCGAACTTTCCCTACCGCGAGCTGCTCATCAACATGACGTTCGGCGTGGTGGTGCTCTCCATCATCGTCCAGGGGTTGAGCATGGCGCCGGTGCTGCGCCGGCTGGGCGTCACCGGCATGGTGGATGCCTACCAGGGACAGTACGAGCTGGCGCGAGGCCGGCTGTCCTCCGCGGTGGCGGCACTCTCGGCGCTCCAGGGCCTGCGCAGCGAGCGCACCATGGTGGGCGCCGTGCTGGAGGACCTGGAGCGGGACTACCAGAAGAAGATCTCCGAAGCCGAGGCGGAGCTACGCGCCCTGCAACAGCAGAGTTCGCGCTTCCGGGAGGAGGAGCATCAGGAAGCCATCCGGCGCACACTCATCGTCGAGAAGGAGGCGCTCATCAAGGACTTCCAGAAGGGCGCCATCGGCAAGGAGACCTTCGAGCACCTCATGGCGGAGGTGGACGCACGCATGGAGAAGGCGAAGCTCGAGGAGGCGCCCCCGCCGCAGACGCCACAGTCTCCCGAGCAGGCGTCCGCACCCGACAAGGCTTGA
- a CDS encoding hemolysin family protein, with protein MLVLANGIFAGAEIALLSVRKTRLQELIEAGSSSARAVLALRDNPERFLATVQIGITVVGATAAAFGGASLAQPLAGVLEGLGVSAASAEELAFALVVGLVSYLSLVVGELVPKSLALRYAERYALLISRPLRGISRLMKPVVWLLTFSSNLVLRLFGDKTSFTESRLSAEELQQLVEEAAKAGSVHPGTGDIASRAFEMAELTAAEVMVPRPRVVSLRRHASPEEIKRVLLEEGHSRMPVYEDTPDHIVGYVIAKDLLGVALEKDLIVMEDVLRPAFFVPETTRAMDLLRQMQERRTPMAIVVDEQGGMSGLVTMEDLLEELVGEIFSEHEEPPESFRREPDGAILVEAEASIRDTNRALGLELPEGESFSTVGGLCLSLAGAIPAPQTRLTLPDGTVLEVVEASPRRVKRVRIRPAPPPAQLDKQE; from the coding sequence CTGCTCGTCCTCGCCAACGGCATCTTCGCGGGTGCGGAGATCGCCCTCCTCTCCGTCCGAAAGACGCGGCTGCAAGAGCTGATCGAGGCGGGCAGCAGCTCCGCTCGGGCGGTGCTGGCACTCCGGGACAACCCGGAGCGCTTCCTGGCCACGGTGCAGATCGGCATCACCGTGGTGGGTGCCACGGCGGCAGCCTTCGGCGGTGCGTCTCTCGCCCAACCTCTCGCGGGTGTGCTCGAAGGCCTGGGAGTGAGCGCGGCCTCGGCCGAGGAGCTGGCGTTCGCGCTGGTCGTCGGGCTCGTCTCCTACCTCTCGCTGGTGGTGGGCGAGCTGGTACCGAAGTCGCTCGCGCTCCGGTATGCGGAGCGGTACGCGCTGCTCATCAGCCGTCCCCTGCGTGGCATCTCGCGGCTGATGAAGCCGGTGGTGTGGCTGCTCACCTTCAGCTCCAACCTCGTGCTGCGCCTCTTCGGGGATAAGACCTCCTTCACTGAGTCGCGCCTGTCCGCCGAGGAGCTCCAGCAACTCGTGGAGGAGGCCGCCAAGGCCGGCTCGGTGCATCCAGGCACGGGCGACATCGCCTCGCGGGCCTTCGAGATGGCGGAGCTGACAGCCGCCGAGGTGATGGTTCCGCGTCCTCGTGTTGTCTCGTTGCGCCGACATGCCTCGCCCGAGGAGATCAAGCGCGTGCTGCTCGAGGAGGGACACTCGCGGATGCCCGTGTACGAGGACACGCCCGATCACATCGTCGGGTACGTCATCGCCAAGGATCTCCTAGGAGTGGCGCTGGAGAAGGACCTCATCGTCATGGAGGATGTCCTGCGCCCGGCCTTCTTCGTGCCGGAGACCACCCGCGCCATGGACCTGCTCCGGCAGATGCAGGAGCGCCGCACCCCCATGGCCATCGTCGTTGACGAGCAGGGCGGAATGTCCGGCCTCGTCACCATGGAAGACCTTCTGGAAGAGCTGGTGGGCGAGATCTTCAGCGAGCACGAGGAGCCGCCCGAATCCTTCAGGCGAGAGCCGGACGGCGCGATCCTCGTGGAGGCGGAGGCGAGCATCCGGGACACCAACCGCGCCCTGGGCCTGGAGCTGCCGGAGGGCGAGAGCTTCTCCACCGTGGGTGGACTCTGCCTGTCCCTGGCGGGCGCGATTCCTGCTCCCCAAACGCGGCTGACGCTCCCGGATGGCACCGTGCTGGAGGTGGTGGAGGCCTCTCCTCGGCGAGTGAAGCGCGTCCGTATCCGTCCCGCTCCGCCCCCTGCCCAGCTCGACAAGCAGGAGTGA
- a CDS encoding AI-2E family transporter, with product MPATQHRPSQVSPRTVWTVGLNALLLVVVVLVLHDSRTVISWMLVALLLALAIHPAVRWLTRKGLRRGLAVLAVFLVLGGLVALLVASFVPMLVEQGKALVNAAPDLLERIEESRAMKWADKRFDVMDRIQTELRENAAQAAAPALSVATGAARGLAATVTIVALTVFFLLFGEEVFRKALEWVRPEERERYVHLAVQMHRSVGGYVAGSFLVATVGGVVTAVTLLVLGVPYFLPLGLVMVVLGLIPFIGSALGAVVVVGTAFASSGVKAGVITAVVYLVYQQVENELLQPLIQRRTLKMNPLIITMVMLLGTSLAGVLGALLALPVAGALQVFLQDALARRQSRWIGGPGSFVPQPPVATDGRESQGAVSEPPAPH from the coding sequence ATGCCTGCCACGCAACACCGCCCCTCTCAGGTGAGCCCTCGGACAGTATGGACGGTGGGGCTCAATGCCCTGCTCCTCGTGGTGGTGGTCCTCGTGCTCCACGACAGCCGCACGGTCATCTCCTGGATGCTGGTGGCGCTTCTGCTGGCATTGGCCATTCACCCCGCGGTCCGATGGTTGACGCGCAAGGGCCTGCGCCGGGGCCTGGCGGTCCTCGCGGTGTTCCTGGTGCTGGGTGGGCTGGTGGCGCTCCTGGTGGCGAGCTTCGTGCCCATGCTGGTGGAACAGGGCAAGGCCCTGGTGAACGCGGCACCGGACCTGCTGGAGCGCATCGAAGAGAGCCGTGCGATGAAATGGGCGGACAAGCGCTTCGACGTGATGGACCGGATCCAGACGGAGCTGCGTGAGAATGCCGCGCAAGCCGCTGCGCCTGCGCTGAGTGTGGCCACCGGCGCGGCACGTGGGCTGGCGGCAACGGTGACCATCGTGGCCCTCACCGTGTTCTTCCTGCTGTTTGGCGAGGAGGTCTTCCGCAAGGCGCTGGAGTGGGTGCGGCCAGAGGAGCGCGAGCGCTACGTCCACCTGGCGGTCCAGATGCACCGCTCGGTGGGAGGCTACGTGGCTGGCTCCTTCCTGGTTGCCACCGTGGGCGGTGTCGTTACCGCCGTGACGCTGCTGGTGCTGGGCGTGCCCTACTTCCTGCCCTTGGGGCTCGTGATGGTGGTGTTGGGGCTCATCCCCTTCATTGGCAGCGCCCTGGGAGCGGTGGTGGTGGTGGGTACCGCGTTCGCGTCGAGCGGGGTCAAGGCCGGTGTCATCACCGCCGTCGTCTACCTCGTGTACCAGCAGGTGGAGAACGAGCTGCTTCAGCCGCTCATCCAGCGCCGCACTCTGAAGATGAACCCGCTCATCATCACGATGGTGATGCTGCTGGGCACCTCGCTTGCGGGCGTGCTCGGAGCGCTGCTCGCGCTGCCCGTGGCGGGCGCCCTCCAGGTGTTTCTCCAGGATGCGCTGGCCCGGCGCCAGAGCCGGTGGATAGGGGGACCGGGCTCCTTCGTGCCTCAGCCTCCTGTGGCAACCGATGGCCGAGAGTCACAAGGTGCCGTGTCAGAGCCTCCGGCACCTCATTGA
- a CDS encoding sodium:calcium antiporter — protein sequence MSEQMDVWPLSGGLLLGAGCAVLTLLTSIRLAILGDVLADRLGWGEALLGALLFAAASLPNIFFGVLLICLLSLAVALSFSPDVTLWRIHPGSLLLVAAYGYGMKLARELRSLPPWVPRKTRETREDVPEEQGKWRQRSTPRLLLEFGLMGGLVSVSGWAIAQAAESIVVHTRLPDALVGALIMGIVNALPETVTSVAAVRRGALTLAMAGVLGGNAFDVLNLAVGDVAYRQGSLYHAARPDQLLLSVTGIFMTAIVIAGLLRRQRRGPGNIGFESVLLLIVYVASVLLMFLPP from the coding sequence ATGTCCGAGCAGATGGATGTCTGGCCGCTCTCCGGCGGCTTGCTCCTCGGCGCCGGGTGCGCCGTGCTCACGCTCCTCACGTCCATCCGGCTCGCGATACTGGGAGATGTGCTCGCGGACCGGCTGGGCTGGGGGGAAGCGCTCCTGGGAGCCCTCCTGTTCGCCGCGGCCTCGCTGCCCAACATCTTCTTCGGGGTACTCCTCATCTGCCTGCTCAGCCTCGCGGTCGCGCTGAGCTTCAGCCCGGACGTGACCCTCTGGCGCATCCATCCCGGCTCGCTCCTGCTCGTGGCGGCCTATGGCTACGGGATGAAGCTGGCGCGGGAGCTGCGCTCTCTGCCGCCCTGGGTGCCGCGGAAGACCCGTGAGACTCGGGAGGACGTGCCGGAGGAGCAGGGCAAGTGGCGCCAGCGGAGCACCCCCCGCCTGCTGCTCGAGTTCGGGCTCATGGGCGGGCTCGTGTCCGTTTCCGGGTGGGCCATTGCTCAGGCCGCCGAGTCCATCGTCGTCCACACCCGCCTGCCGGATGCGCTGGTGGGAGCGCTCATCATGGGCATCGTCAATGCCCTGCCCGAGACGGTGACGAGCGTCGCGGCTGTCCGTCGGGGCGCGCTGACGTTGGCCATGGCGGGAGTGCTGGGGGGCAACGCCTTCGATGTGCTCAACCTGGCGGTGGGAGATGTGGCCTACCGCCAGGGCTCGCTCTACCACGCAGCCCGGCCGGACCAGTTGCTGCTATCGGTGACTGGCATCTTCATGACGGCCATCGTCATCGCCGGGTTGCTGCGCCGGCAGCGGCGGGGCCCCGGAAACATCGGCTTCGAGTCCGTGCTGCTGCTCATCGTCTATGTGGCCTCAGTCCTCCTGATGTTTCTGCCACCATGA